The 'Nostoc azollae' 0708 genome has a window encoding:
- a CDS encoding single-stranded DNA-binding protein, producing MTQQYIDKVDLVGRVGQTLEIRYFESGAMKTSLTLAVKPPYRSETPLYFDLELWGNIAQVAAD from the coding sequence ATGACTCAGCAATACATCGATAAAGTTGATTTAGTTGGTCGCGTTGGTCAAACACTTGAGATACGCTATTTTGAATCAGGTGCAATGAAAACATCATTGACCCTTGCTGTTAAACCTCCCTACAGAAGTGAAACTCCCCTTTACTTTGATCTAGAACTTTGGGGAAATATCGCTCAAGTAGCAGCAGATTAG